The genomic DNA GGTAGAACGCCAGCTTCCCAAGCTGGATGTCGTCGGTTCGATCCCGATCACCCGCTCCATTCTTCCTCGTCCCGTTCCTTGTGTAACCGCGTTCTCGTGGTGGCCTATGGTCAGCTGCGCTGCGGCCGGTTACTTTACCGCTCGATGAATCACCGCGGTTCCAAGGGCCGCCCCTGCCACATGAGACGTGCCGGCCGCTGCCCATGAAAGTTCTTTCCCTTTTCGCCCTTTGCGCATCCTTGATCGCGACGCCGCTTGCGGCCGAGGCTAAGGATCTGCCGCTGCTGTTCGACGCGCGCGAACGCATCGCCAAGCCCGATCTCACGGGCCTGGCGCGCCTGCGTTTCTTGACGACGGTGGATTTTCCGCCGTTCAACTTCATCGACCAGTCCGGCAAGCTTTCGGGATTTCATGTCGATCTCGTGCGCGAGATCTGCCGCGAGCTCGACATCGAGGCCAAATGCCAGATCCAGGCCGTGACCTATGCGGAGCTGCTGCCGGCACTGGAAGAGGGGCAGGGCGAGGCGGTGGCCGCCGGTATCGCCGTCGGTCCGGAACTGCGCCAACGCTTCGGCTTTTCCCGCGCCTTCATGCGGCTTCCAGCGCGCTTCGCCGTCAATACGAAGGCGGCCGGCGCAGTCTCGGCACCGAGCGATCTCAAGGGGAAGCCGGTCGGTGTCGTCGCCGGAACCACGCATGAGGCGATGTTCAAGGCGTTTTTCCCGAAGATCGAGGCCAAGGTCTATCCCGACCGCGAGGCCATGCTGACGGCTCTGCAGAAGGGCGATGTGCCGGCGGTGTTTTCCGACGGCATGCAGCTGTCCTTCTGGATCTCGGGTAGCGCTGCTGGCGGCTGCTGCACGCTTGTCGATGGCGCCTACTTCTCGCAGCGCTTCCTCGGTGAAGGCCTGACGATCATGAACCGCAAGTCCGAGCCTGCCCTGACCCAGGCGATCGATCACGCGCTGCTGGCGCTGTCGCGCAGCGGCCGCTTGGAGGAAATCTACCTGCGCTACTTCCCGAACGGAATCTACTAGGCGCCAGAACTTTTCGGCGTGATCACCGGCCGGCCTATCGGCGGAAGCGGGCGAGCGCGCCGCGCTCGATAGCGGCGCAGGTCAGCTTGTCGAGGCCAAGCCGGTCGCGCAGCAACTGCAGCAGGCGGATTTCTTCGTTGCGGATGCGCTGGTCGGCGGCCGCGATCTCGACGGCGAGCGCATAGGCCGTCTCGTGGAACTTCTCCGGCAGCGCTTCGCGCACGATCTCGAGCATGATGTCGAGCCCCTCGGGCGCCGCCAGCTGCGCCGAGCATTCATGGCCGATATGGACGAGGCTGTCCTCGTCGAAGCCGTCGAACACGGGCAGGAACTGAACCAGCCGGCCGATGCGGGCAAACTCGTCGTCGCTCATCTCGCGGTCGACCGCCGACATCATCACCATGACATAGATGAGAGCTTCGTGGTGGCTGAGGCTTGGTTGCATGGGCTTTCCGGCGGTAGAGCGATTCCAGGGATGGGACGGTTCCTGATCCGGAATTGCGTCGTTTCAAAGAGTTGAGCCGTCTGCCGCTTTCGGCAGACGGTCGAGAGCTGGGAATTGTCGCGGCTATTTACAAGTCCGGCTGCGAAGCGTCCACTCCGATGCCGAGGGTCGGATCGTCGAATGTCATCGGCGTGTGGCTGAGGTCGCGCGGATCGTCACCGTAAAAACCGAGCTTCGCCTGGCGTGCTGCGTCGGCGCGTTTTTCGAGGGTCGAGCCGGGAACCGGCGTTGCCCAGCCATTGTCGACGAGCCAGGTGGCAAGATCCTGTCCGCCAAGCGTGCAGGAGGCGGTGGCCGAAGGGCCGGAATCTCCTTCGGGCAGATCGCAGCTGACCGCACGTGCGCGCAGGAAGTTTCTGAAGGCGGTTCGCGCGACGATGCCGCAGGGCCAGCTCTTGCCGGCGCTTTCGCAGGTCCGCTCCGCTTGTTCCGGCTCGATGCCGTCGATCTGCAGCGTCAGCTTGTCGAACTGGATCACACCGGCGGCGACCGCGACCGGGCGATAGAGTACGGTCGGCCCGGCGGCCTT from Ensifer adhaerens includes the following:
- a CDS encoding transporter substrate-binding domain-containing protein — its product is MKVLSLFALCASLIATPLAAEAKDLPLLFDARERIAKPDLTGLARLRFLTTVDFPPFNFIDQSGKLSGFHVDLVREICRELDIEAKCQIQAVTYAELLPALEEGQGEAVAAGIAVGPELRQRFGFSRAFMRLPARFAVNTKAAGAVSAPSDLKGKPVGVVAGTTHEAMFKAFFPKIEAKVYPDREAMLTALQKGDVPAVFSDGMQLSFWISGSAAGGCCTLVDGAYFSQRFLGEGLTIMNRKSEPALTQAIDHALLALSRSGRLEEIYLRYFPNGIY
- a CDS encoding tellurite resistance TerB family protein, translated to MQPSLSHHEALIYVMVMMSAVDREMSDDEFARIGRLVQFLPVFDGFDEDSLVHIGHECSAQLAAPEGLDIMLEIVREALPEKFHETAYALAVEIAAADQRIRNEEIRLLQLLRDRLGLDKLTCAAIERGALARFRR
- a CDS encoding thermonuclease family protein: MRQHFYTLAGGIAAIALFTGILYAGAVAIRDRETAATPELVLETPDMTDFEATPDQADDEVPLDPGGAATTSEQSPTTENAARAIEPQQFGLPDTVTSAPLERVEPRAPLSEPKKEAKAAGPTVLYRPVAVAAGVIQFDKLTLQIDGIEPEQAERTCESAGKSWPCGIVARTAFRNFLRARAVSCDLPEGDSGPSATASCTLGGQDLATWLVDNGWATPVPGSTLEKRADAARQAKLGFYGDDPRDLSHTPMTFDDPTLGIGVDASQPDL